The genomic window AGTCCTTCATCGACCAGATCGACGACGCGCTCAAGAAGAAGGAAGCCGAGCTGCTCGAGGTCTAGATGAGCGACGCTCCCGACGGCGCACGCCCCGACGAGTCGGCGCCGACACCCAAGACCACCCTCGGCAGCCGTCGCGCCGACTTCGACGCCAGGGCCCAGGCCGCGCGGCACGACCTCGAGAACCAGATCCGCAGCCGCCGGGCCCAGCTCGGCGCCCGCAACGAGAAGCTGACTGCCCGGACGGGGCGCAACCTCCCCGCCGCCATCGCGGTCGGCGTCGGGCTCGGGGCTGCTGTCCTGCTGAGCCTGGTCTTCGAGCCGGCGTTCTTCATGATCGTGGCCGGGGCGCTCATCGGCTCGCTCTGCTTCGAGCTGACGAGTGCGCTGCGGTTCGCGGGGCGCGACGTGCCGCGTCTGCCCAGCGTGCTCGTGGGCCTGGCGATGGTGCCGCTGGCCTTCGTCTTCGGCGTGCAGGGCCAGTGGCTCGGCCTCATCGGCGGCGTCCTCGTCGTCTCGCTGTGGCGGGTCGCGGAGCTGGTGCGTCCCTCGCACCGCAAGCCCGCCTCCGTCGTCTGGCGCGACATCGGTGCCGGGGCCTTCGTGCAGATCTACTGCTCGTTCCTCGGCAGCTTCATGCTCGTCCTCGCGGCCGAGCCCAACGGCGCGAACTGGACCCTGGCGACGCTCATCATCGTCATCGCCGTCGACACGGGCGCCTACGCGACCGGCCTCAACTTCGGCAAGCACCCGATGGCCCCGCGCATCAGCCCGAAGAAGACGTGGGAGGGCTTCGCCGGGTCGGTGGCCGCCAGCCTGATCGCGGCCGTGCTGACCTCGTGGCTGATGCTCGACGAGCCCTGGTGGTTCGGCTTCGTGCTCGGCGGCGTGATCATCTTCACGGCGACGATCGGCGACCTGTCGGAGTCGCTCATCAAGCGCGACCTGGGCATCAAGGACATCAGCACGTGGCTGCCCGGCCACGGCGGGTTCCTCGACCGGCTGGACAGCACGCTGCCGTCCGCGGCAGCGGCCTACGCGCTGTACCTGCTCGTCACCTGATCTGACACGAGGCGCCGACGGCTGGCCCGAGGGGTCGATGCGGCATGATGGACGGCGTGAGCTCAACATTCCCGACGGTGCCCAAGGGCCAGCGCGGCTACGACGTGTCCGAGGTCGAGGCGTTCCTCGCCGAGGCGAGGGCCGCCTACACGGGTGGCGGCGAGTCGCCGTCGTCCGTCGACTCGGCTCGCATCCGCCGTGCAGCGTTCGCGATGCGCAAGGGCGGCTACTCGCCCGCCCACGTCGACCAGGCCCTCGAGCGTCTGGAGGACGCCTTCGCGAGTCGGGAGCGCGACCGGGCGGTCAGCGCGGCCGGCGACGAGGGCTGGTACGGCGAGGCGCGCAGCGCGGCCGAGGAGATCGTGGCGCGGCTCGACCGCCCGCTCGGCCAGCGGTTCGACCGGGTCAGCCTGCTGACCGTCGGCTACCACCCGAAGGACGTCGACCGGCTGGCGCGTCGGCTGCAGGGCTACTTCTCCGACGGCAAGGCGCTCAGCATCGACGACGTGCGCGGCTCGGTGTTCCGCGCCCGGCGCGGGGGATACCGCGAGGCCCAGGTCGACGTGCTCCTCGACGCGGTGGTCGACGTCATGCTCGCCGTCCGCTGACGACGCGCCCGCGAGGCCCTGGCCGATCCGTGACGGATCCGTTACCCTTGACGGACTCATGGGCAGGCACTCAGCGAACTCGACCACGGGCCACTCTCTCTCCGAGCAGCGGCTGGTCGTCAG from Frigoribacterium sp. PvP032 includes these protein-coding regions:
- a CDS encoding phosphatidate cytidylyltransferase, which encodes MSDAPDGARPDESAPTPKTTLGSRRADFDARAQAARHDLENQIRSRRAQLGARNEKLTARTGRNLPAAIAVGVGLGAAVLLSLVFEPAFFMIVAGALIGSLCFELTSALRFAGRDVPRLPSVLVGLAMVPLAFVFGVQGQWLGLIGGVLVVSLWRVAELVRPSHRKPASVVWRDIGAGAFVQIYCSFLGSFMLVLAAEPNGANWTLATLIIVIAVDTGAYATGLNFGKHPMAPRISPKKTWEGFAGSVAASLIAAVLTSWLMLDEPWWFGFVLGGVIIFTATIGDLSESLIKRDLGIKDISTWLPGHGGFLDRLDSTLPSAAAAYALYLLVT
- a CDS encoding DivIVA domain-containing protein, translating into MDGVSSTFPTVPKGQRGYDVSEVEAFLAEARAAYTGGGESPSSVDSARIRRAAFAMRKGGYSPAHVDQALERLEDAFASRERDRAVSAAGDEGWYGEARSAAEEIVARLDRPLGQRFDRVSLLTVGYHPKDVDRLARRLQGYFSDGKALSIDDVRGSVFRARRGGYREAQVDVLLDAVVDVMLAVR